Proteins encoded together in one Lathyrus oleraceus cultivar Zhongwan6 chromosome 5, CAAS_Psat_ZW6_1.0, whole genome shotgun sequence window:
- the LOC127083902 gene encoding uncharacterized protein LOC127083902: MENKNNKKKVGGAGSSSSPTNFDHLFGPKDPSTTSSSSTSIFSSIFPPPSTVGRRDSTRHDMGSNNYGASGNYSNKGENSGGISNKNNNTISDTSYQTETVEPSYYSSSIYYGGQENYNSPRTCRTTQPPHIIKKNKDDDDDDSNGSDSGSASRGNWWKGSLYY, translated from the exons ATGGagaacaagaacaacaaaaaGAAAGTTGGAGGAGCTGGTTCTTCCTCATCTCCTACCAATTTCGATCATCTTTTTGGTCCCAAAGATCCTTCCACTACTTCATCTTCTTCCACCAGCATCTTTAGCTCCATTTTTCCACCACCATCCACT GTTGGAAGGAGAGATTCAACAAGGCACGACATGGGAAGCAATAATTATGGAGCATCAG GAAATTACTCAAACAAAGGTGAAAACAGTGGTGGCATCTCTAACAAGAATAATAATACTATTAGTGATACCAGTTATCAAACTGAGACAGTGGAGCCTAGTTACTACAGCTCATCAATCTATTATGGTGGTCAAGAAAATTATAATTCTCCAAGAACCTGCAGGACCACTCAACCTCCCCATATT ATCAAGAAAAAtaaggatgatgatgatgatgattcaAATGGTAGTGATTCGGGAAGTGCTTCAAGAGGAAACTGGTGGAAAG GTTCCCTTTATTATTAA
- the LOC127080211 gene encoding uncharacterized protein LOC127080211 codes for MGQYLNGFVTGLPNTPRRSDLIWVIVDRMTKLTQFIPIKISFSLQRLAEIYISIVVKLYGILSSIISDQDLRTLHKTYHDKQMKDLEFHEGDHVFFRVTPMIGVGHALKSKKITPCFIGPYQITQRIGVVSYRMDLPPSLSNLHDVSHVSQLRKYVHDPPHVIQMDDVHVQENLTIETSHVRIEDRKVMQLCGKEIILVKIVWGRTCWR; via the exons ATGGGACAGTATCTCAATGGATTTGTGACTGGGTTGCCAAATACTCCAAGGAGAAGTGATTTgatttgggtgattgttgataggATGACTAAATTGACTCAATTTATACCGATTAAGATCAGTTTTTCATTACAAAGATTGGCTGAGATATACATTAGTATTGTTGTGAAGTTGTATGGAATTCTGTCAAGTATAATTTCCGACCAAGATCTGAG GACCCTCCATAAGACTTATCACGACAAGCAAATGAAAGATCTTGAGTTTCACGAAGGTGATCATGTTTTTTTTAGAGTCACCCCTATGATCGGTGTTGGTCATGCCCTAAAGTCTAAAAAGATTACTCCTTGCTTCATTGGACCATATCAGATTACTCAGAGGATTGGAGTTGTTTCCTACCGTATGGATTTACCCCCATCTCTctcgaatttgcatgatgtttccCATGTGTCACAGCTCCGGAAGTATGTTCATGACCCACCTCACGTAATCCAAATGGATGATGTGCATGTTCAGGAGAATCTAACTATTGAGACATCACATGTTCGAATTGAGGATAGAAAAGTGATGCAACTATGTGGCAAAGAGATTATTCTTGTGAAGATTGTTTGGGGGAGGACCTGTTGGAGGTAG